The nucleotide sequence CCCAGCATGGTATACCAGTGCTCATCGAAATGAACCTGGCCTGTCGTCAGATCGTATTCCCAGAAACCGATAGACGACCCCCGGGCTGCCATCGTAATTCTCAGTTCGCTTTCCTGCAGTTTTTTTTCCGCCTGCGCACGACTGAATTCAGCAGCTGCCCGGTATGTATAATTTCTGATGACTGGAAGCTTGCATAGATCTTCATAAACAGGACGGTCTCCCAGCAGCATCAGATGCCCCTGAACCTCTCCATCTTTGTCGATCATCGGGAGACTGAAATACGATTCAATTCCATTTATGACAAGAAATTCATCTTCAGGATACAGCCTGGTGATTCCTTCATGAATGGAATAGGGATCTCTTCCAAGAGCATGTTCACACGGAGTGCCAGCGACATCGTATTCAAAGTCAGGCCTTAACTCACCATCCAGATATATGCCAAAGGTTTTACACTTCGCACGCTGTTTATGGTGATGCTGAACCAGGCAGACACATTTCATCTTTAAAGCGCGAGATAATTCCTGTACCAGACGTTTAAAAAATTCATCGCCGGTGACATCACTGGTCGCTTGAGTTAATATTTTCAGTAATCGCTCATTTTGCCGTTGCGTAGAAATGCTGCTCAACAACCAGAGTTGTTGTTCCGGGTTATTCGGCAATTTGACTTCGCACAAATGCTGAACACCGTCAGGGTGTTGCAGCCAGATCTCGGACTGTCCGGATTCGCTGAAACCTGATTGAGGTTCCGCATTCGTCTCCTTCAGTTCAAACAGCCGCTCCAGATTCTGTTCGAACAATTCTGGATTTTCGTTCGAGTACCCTAATAACTCTTCGGAACGTTGATTAATGAAGAGCGTTTCTCCAGACCGATATACCACGCCCGCTGGAATACTTTCGATTATTAATTTAATAGATGCATTGTCAGAAACTTGCGGATAGGATTCATTTGTTGAATCCTGCGACTTTTGCGTAGTATCTATGCGGAACTGTTTAATATTCCCTCTCGTGGAAGCAAAGTGGTACTTCATACACTCAAATTCCCCGTAATCTACTGTTGCCCATAGTACCAGGTCATTTATTACAACCTCTTGCTTTGATTTGACATAGGTAGTCACATGCTACAAAATTAGAGTTTGGATCGATATACCAAAATTACAATCCCGAAAATTTGGTTCACAAAATTACCCTCAGGGTCTCCTGCCTTTTAAGTCCTAGAAGAAAGCCCACAACAGTGAAGATATCTATAAAAATTGCCCTGTGCCTGATCACAGCGTGCCTGGCGGCAGTATTACCAGAACAGGTCATCGCAGCCGACCAGAAACTGGAGTTGAAACCACACGATCATATTGTATTGATCGGCAATACGTTTCCGGAGCGCATGCAGGACGCAGGCTATTTTGAAACCCTGCTCCACAGTCGCTTCCCTGACAAGGAACTGGTCGTACGAAACCTGGGCTGGTCGGCTGATGAACTCACACTGCGCCCCCGCTCCAAAGACTTTCAGGACCACGGCCATAACCTCGAAGATCACAAAGCAGATGTGATCATTGCCTGCTTCGGGTTCAATGAATCTTTCGGTGGAAAATCAGGTCTCCCCAAATTTGAAGAGGACCTGAAAAACTTCATCGATACAACACTGGCCGCCAAATACAACGGCAAATCTCACCCGCAGCTGGTTCTTTTTTCTCCCATCGCCAATGAAAATCTGAATCGCCCCGGTCTGACGGATGGCAAGGAAAATAACGAACGCATCCAACTCTACACCGACGCGATGCGAAAAATCGCTAAAGAGAAAAATGTGATCTTTGTCGATCTTTTCACCCCCAGCAAAAAGCTGATGGAATCGGATGACCACCCTTTAACCTTCAATGGCATCCACCTGACTGATTACGGTTACCAGCAACTTGCCCCCGTCATCGATGAAGCGCTGTTCGGACCACGTGATACATCAGGCTCAACAGTAGACATGAAAAAACTCCGCGCGGAAGTTCTGGAGAAAAATAAACAGTTCTGGTACGACTATCGCGCCGTCAATGGCTACTATATTTACGGCGGTCGCAAAGAACCATTTGGAGTAGTCAACTTCCCCGCCGAGTTTGCCAAGCTCCGTAAAATGATCGCCAATCGCGACAAACGCATCTGGGCAGTGGCACAAGGCAAAAACGTCCCTGTAAAAATTGATGACAGTAACACGGGCGATTTCGCTGATATCAAAACCAATGTCAAAGATCCCGCGTCTATTAAAATCACGTCTCCGGAGGAATCGAAAAAACACTTTGAATTACCAGAAGGCTTCGAAATCAATCTGTTCGCTTCCGAAGTCGAGTTCCCCGATCTCAAAAACCCCGTGCAGTTCGCCTTCGACAGTAAAGGCCGCCTCTGGGTCTGCACAATGGCTTCCTATCCGATGTACCTGCCAGGCAAAGAAGTCGATGACAAAATTCTGATCCTCGAAGACACGAACGGCGACGGACGTGCCGATAAACAGACGATCTTCGCAGATGGCCTGCATCTGCCCACGGGAATTGAACTCGGAGATGGCGGAGTCTATGTCGCACAGCAACCAAACCTGGTCTTCCTGA is from Gimesia maris and encodes:
- a CDS encoding PVC-type heme-binding CxxCH protein codes for the protein MKISIKIALCLITACLAAVLPEQVIAADQKLELKPHDHIVLIGNTFPERMQDAGYFETLLHSRFPDKELVVRNLGWSADELTLRPRSKDFQDHGHNLEDHKADVIIACFGFNESFGGKSGLPKFEEDLKNFIDTTLAAKYNGKSHPQLVLFSPIANENLNRPGLTDGKENNERIQLYTDAMRKIAKEKNVIFVDLFTPSKKLMESDDHPLTFNGIHLTDYGYQQLAPVIDEALFGPRDTSGSTVDMKKLRAEVLEKNKQFWYDYRAVNGYYIYGGRKEPFGVVNFPAEFAKLRKMIANRDKRIWAVAQGKNVPVKIDDSNTGDFADIKTNVKDPASIKITSPEESKKHFELPEGFEINLFASEVEFPDLKNPVQFAFDSKGRLWVCTMASYPMYLPGKEVDDKILILEDTNGDGRADKQTIFADGLHLPTGIELGDGGVYVAQQPNLVFLKDTDGDDHADFKEIVLHGFDSADSHHSISAFTWGPGGGLYFQEGTFHHSQVETPYGPQRVKNAGIFRYEPRTEKTSIFVSYNYANPWGHVFDRWGQNFVADASGGANYFGTAYSGDVDYPRKHAGMKHFLKKQWRPTAGCEFVSSRQFPDELQGNYLLNNCIGFHGVLQYKMKEDGSGFAADPVEPLVKSTDTNFRPVDLQFGPDGALYLIDWFNPLVGHMQHSIRDPNRDAQHGRIWRVTYSKKPLLKDPNIADASVPELLDLLKTYEDQVRYRVRRELRVRDTNEVIAALNTWVDSLDPKDENYQHNLLEALWVRQSLDVVDVEFLKKMLQSPEPKARAAATRVLCYWRDRVDNSLDLLQVQINDENPRVRLEAIRALSFYHDPRALEIAVESLIHPQDYYLEYALKETMDTLEKRLEAK